In Citrus sinensis cultivar Valencia sweet orange chromosome 2, DVS_A1.0, whole genome shotgun sequence, a single genomic region encodes these proteins:
- the LOC102610215 gene encoding uncharacterized protein LOC102610215: MDDTTWEQKLQALTHVLTSPTNSPPLHSQLFVSSQIPCYLNWDYPPVFCTKFRYIHWRWGLSLFLRRVSRFGLPQTSWRSKCPYQQPPPLTLAKGVEEAKWGDEEKREYVRKRLQRKRLGCHVNPLIPILVPNLLLFSLFFWDPFAANGS; encoded by the coding sequence ATGGATGACACAACATGGGAACAAAAACTGCAAGCTTTGACACACGTCTTGACAAGCCCCACAAATTCACCACCGCTCCACTCACAGTTGTTCGTCTCCTCACAAATCCCATGCTACCTGAACTGGGATTATCCTCCTGTTTTCTGCACCAAATTTCGTTATATTCACTGGAGGTGGGGTCTCTCTCTATTCCTCAGAAGGGTCTCGAGATTTGGGCTTCCTCAGACTTCCTGGAGATCAAAGTGCCCGTATCAGCAGCCTCCGCCTTTGACTCTGGCAAAGGGAGTGGAGGAAGCTAAGTGGGGAGATGAGGAGAAAAGAGAGTATGTTAGGAAACGATTGCAAAGAAAACGCCTCGGATGTCACGTCAATCCTTTGATTCCTATTTTGGTGCCTaatcttttgttgttttctctcttcttttggGACCCATTTGCAGCTAATGGCTCTTGA